A single Gimesia sp. DNA region contains:
- a CDS encoding alpha-amylase family glycosyl hydrolase yields MSKTQDEIDFKADLTLQRLQPRLAQVWQESQISDARQHEFELRLDEHWRPLFRLLFELYHNRYDFFFHIEHVLLTAARAWAERREELCELDRHRINEPNWFQSERINGGALYVDLFGENLSKLREHVGYFKDLGLTYLHLMPLFAVRPGNNDGGYAISTYRSVDPRLGTIDDLRLFAADLRKAGISLVLDFVFNHTADDHEWARLAQAGNREFQEYYYIFPDRTEPEKYERTLREIFPTVRRGNFTWHDGMQQWVWTTFNSFQWDLNYTNPAVFRAMLEEMFFIANTGIDILRLDAVAFIWKQMGTSCENLPQAHTLIQAFNRLARIATPGLLFKSEAIVHPDDVVKYISEHECQISYNPTLMALLWESLATRKVNLLVQTLSHRYRLPRNTAWVNYLRCHDDIGWTFDDADAQAIGINAYDHRKFLNDFYTGQFPGSFARGVPFQENFETGDMRISGTMASLAGLEQAIEEDDEEKKELALRRMLLLHGVSLSIGGIPLLYLGEEWGMLNDYDFVKDPAKAGDSRWIHRPKMQWEFLEELDDHRNAGNGSIRTHIYCTTQKLIALRKSLPALAGQEMDLIALTNEHVLGYIRINEGNRLIVLANFSEEPQQIDGNKIRTAGLGRFFQNMIDDKTYATSENIVLAPYQILWLNRV; encoded by the coding sequence ATGAGCAAGACACAGGATGAGATTGACTTCAAGGCAGATCTGACCCTGCAACGTTTGCAGCCCCGGTTAGCTCAGGTCTGGCAGGAGAGTCAGATCAGTGATGCCAGGCAGCATGAATTTGAATTGCGACTCGACGAGCACTGGCGCCCGTTGTTCCGTCTGCTGTTCGAACTCTATCACAACCGTTACGACTTCTTCTTCCACATCGAACACGTGCTGCTCACCGCAGCCCGAGCGTGGGCGGAACGGAGAGAAGAACTCTGCGAACTGGACCGGCATCGGATCAACGAACCCAACTGGTTCCAGTCCGAACGCATCAACGGAGGGGCACTCTACGTCGATCTATTCGGGGAGAACCTCAGCAAACTTCGCGAGCATGTGGGCTACTTTAAAGATCTCGGTCTGACTTATCTGCACCTGATGCCCTTATTCGCAGTCCGCCCCGGCAATAACGACGGCGGTTACGCAATCAGTACGTATCGCTCTGTCGATCCCCGTCTCGGGACGATTGACGATTTACGTCTGTTCGCTGCCGACCTGCGGAAAGCAGGCATCTCGCTTGTCCTCGATTTCGTCTTTAACCACACCGCGGACGACCACGAATGGGCGCGCCTCGCGCAAGCCGGGAACCGTGAGTTTCAGGAGTACTACTACATCTTCCCGGACCGCACCGAACCGGAGAAATACGAACGGACCCTCCGCGAAATCTTTCCCACCGTGCGTCGCGGGAACTTCACCTGGCACGACGGAATGCAGCAGTGGGTCTGGACCACATTTAACAGCTTCCAGTGGGATCTGAACTACACCAACCCCGCGGTCTTTCGCGCCATGCTCGAAGAGATGTTCTTCATCGCCAACACGGGTATCGACATCCTCCGCCTGGACGCGGTCGCCTTTATCTGGAAACAGATGGGAACCAGCTGTGAGAATCTCCCGCAGGCACACACTCTGATCCAGGCCTTCAACCGCCTGGCCCGCATCGCCACCCCCGGTCTGCTGTTCAAGTCCGAAGCCATCGTACATCCCGACGACGTCGTCAAGTACATCAGCGAGCACGAGTGTCAGATCTCTTACAACCCCACACTGATGGCGCTCCTCTGGGAATCGCTGGCCACCCGCAAAGTCAATCTCCTGGTGCAGACCCTCAGCCACCGTTATCGACTGCCCCGCAACACTGCCTGGGTCAACTACCTCCGCTGCCACGACGACATCGGCTGGACCTTCGACGACGCCGATGCCCAGGCCATCGGCATCAACGCCTATGATCATCGTAAATTCCTTAACGACTTCTACACCGGTCAGTTTCCGGGCTCCTTCGCGCGCGGCGTTCCTTTTCAGGAAAACTTCGAGACTGGCGACATGCGCATCTCGGGAACCATGGCGTCGCTCGCCGGACTGGAACAGGCCATTGAGGAAGACGACGAGGAGAAGAAGGAACTCGCTCTGCGACGCATGTTGCTCCTGCACGGGGTCTCACTGAGTATCGGTGGCATTCCACTACTCTACCTCGGCGAAGAGTGGGGCATGCTCAACGATTACGATTTCGTCAAAGATCCCGCCAAGGCCGGCGACTCCCGCTGGATCCATCGCCCCAAAATGCAGTGGGAATTCCTCGAAGAACTTGACGACCACCGCAACGCGGGCAACGGCTCCATCCGCACCCACATTTACTGCACCACCCAGAAGCTGATCGCTCTCCGCAAATCGCTGCCGGCCCTCGCGGGTCAGGAGATGGACCTCATCGCGCTTACCAACGAACACGTGCTGGGCTACATCCGCATCAATGAAGGCAACCGCCTGATCGTGCTCGCCAACTTCTCCGAGGAACCTCAGCAAATCGACGGAAATAAGATCCGCACCGCTGGCCTCGGACGATTCTTCCAGAATATGATCGACGACAAAACCTACGCGACCTCAGAGAACATCGTGCTCGCCCCCTACCAGATTCTCTGGCTCAATCGCGTCTAA
- the treZ gene encoding malto-oligosyltrehalose trehalohydrolase produces the protein MSRADNPLTDPAAQILATDLDGTFIPLNQDPQNQADLKTLTTEFQSRNVSVVFVTGRHFASVSQAIKEFELPIPQWIICDVGTSIFKRQTSGEFEPVSAYQDYQDQIITSMPIEKLRELLQPISGLRLQEPEKQGRFKLSYYTDASLLEQEVDRIQQILDKTDAPYSIIHSVDPFNGDGLIDLLPATVSKALALEWWHKENQLDPSSTVFSGDSGNDLAALTAGYRTILVGNADRSLAQRVYNLHRQSGWDDRLFLASATATSAVLEGCRWFGLAAPEPTEITRPGATPVTSRDTHFRVWAPHCKQVHVEINTDSANISHELVRDHQGYHSGTIPQASTNACYQYRLDGETTRPDPASRYQPRGVHNVSQIIDPRDFPWADERWQGIEKQNLVIYELHVGTFTQAGTFRAAIERLPELNEFGITAVEIMPVAQSPGRWNWGYDGVDLFAVRNTYGTPDDFRAFVDECHRSGLAVILDVVYNHLGPEGNYLSEFGPYFSDKHHTPWGDAFNYDGPESEHVRQFIVDNAVYWLEEFHLDGLRLDAVHCMYDDSRPDILDDIRQGVSRFAETVRWPIHLFAETNAYNHELLTPDQDRTPYDGIWCDCLMYSIYSHVLPDLSLTHRQYHGTADLVESLAHGYVFAGKDSQRVTDRERDSRHFESLVIALQTHDSVGNHPHGKRIHHLTSKPFQKAAAGLVLLYPGIPLIFMGEEFATSAPFPFFVDFEDRHLRDAVDIGRRGDYPPHIWQDALLPSQAEAFFKAKWNEAPHRDPDMFHWYQSLLHFRKQGIDAGWLTADHLQTSVDREHNIFTLQYLQPEQGSTITIHARLTPVTDTDAEPVRIPLTGSLELSSVSEPLIQDNEIQLAPDHLVIFQH, from the coding sequence ATGTCTCGCGCAGACAATCCGCTGACAGATCCCGCAGCCCAGATTCTGGCCACCGATCTGGATGGCACCTTTATCCCCCTGAATCAGGATCCCCAAAACCAGGCCGATCTGAAGACTCTCACCACAGAGTTCCAGAGCCGTAATGTATCCGTCGTCTTCGTCACGGGCCGTCACTTCGCTTCCGTCTCCCAGGCGATTAAAGAGTTCGAACTGCCGATCCCGCAGTGGATCATCTGCGACGTCGGCACATCCATCTTTAAACGCCAGACTTCAGGTGAATTTGAACCGGTCTCGGCCTACCAGGACTACCAGGATCAAATCATTACCTCGATGCCCATCGAGAAGCTCCGCGAACTCCTGCAGCCGATTTCCGGCCTGCGTTTACAGGAACCGGAAAAGCAGGGGAGATTCAAACTCAGTTACTACACCGACGCGTCACTGCTGGAACAGGAAGTCGACCGCATCCAGCAGATTCTCGACAAGACCGACGCCCCATACTCGATCATTCACAGCGTCGATCCCTTTAACGGAGATGGTCTGATCGATCTGCTCCCCGCTACCGTCTCCAAGGCCCTGGCCCTCGAGTGGTGGCACAAGGAGAATCAGCTCGATCCTTCCAGCACCGTCTTTTCAGGAGACTCCGGAAACGACCTGGCCGCGCTCACTGCAGGCTACCGTACGATTCTGGTCGGAAATGCCGACCGCAGCCTGGCCCAGCGAGTCTATAACCTGCACCGCCAATCCGGTTGGGATGACCGCCTCTTTCTCGCTTCAGCCACCGCCACCTCCGCAGTGCTGGAAGGCTGTCGCTGGTTTGGACTCGCAGCCCCCGAACCAACGGAAATCACGCGTCCTGGCGCCACCCCTGTGACCTCCCGGGATACGCACTTCCGCGTCTGGGCGCCTCATTGTAAGCAGGTGCATGTCGAGATCAATACCGACAGCGCGAACATCAGCCACGAACTGGTGCGCGATCATCAGGGATATCATTCAGGCACCATTCCCCAGGCCTCCACGAATGCCTGCTATCAGTACCGCCTTGATGGAGAAACCACGCGCCCCGATCCCGCCTCGCGTTATCAGCCGCGGGGAGTCCACAATGTCTCGCAGATCATCGATCCCCGCGACTTCCCCTGGGCCGATGAGCGCTGGCAGGGAATTGAAAAACAAAACCTCGTGATCTACGAACTGCACGTCGGCACCTTCACCCAGGCAGGCACGTTCCGAGCGGCCATCGAACGCCTGCCGGAACTGAACGAGTTCGGCATCACCGCAGTGGAAATCATGCCGGTCGCCCAGTCTCCCGGTCGCTGGAACTGGGGCTACGACGGGGTCGACCTCTTCGCCGTCCGTAACACCTATGGCACACCTGACGACTTCCGCGCCTTCGTTGACGAATGTCACCGCTCCGGCCTCGCCGTTATTCTGGACGTGGTCTACAACCATCTGGGACCGGAGGGGAACTACCTCTCTGAATTCGGTCCCTATTTTTCCGACAAACATCACACCCCCTGGGGAGACGCCTTCAACTACGATGGTCCGGAATCAGAACACGTCCGGCAGTTCATCGTCGATAATGCTGTCTACTGGCTCGAAGAGTTTCACCTCGATGGACTTCGCCTCGACGCCGTGCACTGCATGTACGATGACAGTCGCCCTGACATCCTGGATGACATCCGCCAGGGCGTCTCACGATTCGCGGAGACCGTACGCTGGCCCATCCACCTCTTCGCCGAAACCAATGCCTACAACCACGAACTCCTCACTCCCGATCAGGACCGCACTCCTTACGACGGCATCTGGTGCGATTGCCTGATGTACTCGATCTATTCTCACGTCCTGCCGGACCTCTCGCTGACTCACCGTCAGTACCACGGAACTGCGGACCTCGTGGAGTCGCTGGCTCACGGATACGTCTTCGCCGGCAAAGACTCACAACGCGTCACTGACAGGGAACGGGACAGCCGGCATTTCGAGTCGCTGGTCATCGCATTGCAAACCCATGACAGCGTCGGCAACCATCCGCACGGCAAACGGATTCACCATCTGACGTCCAAACCGTTCCAGAAAGCAGCCGCCGGTCTGGTACTCCTATATCCTGGAATTCCGCTGATCTTCATGGGGGAAGAATTCGCAACTTCCGCGCCGTTTCCTTTCTTCGTCGACTTTGAAGATCGACATCTCCGCGACGCCGTCGACATCGGCCGTCGAGGCGATTACCCACCTCATATCTGGCAGGATGCGTTGCTCCCCTCGCAGGCCGAAGCGTTTTTCAAAGCGAAATGGAATGAAGCCCCGCACCGAGATCCGGACATGTTCCACTGGTATCAAAGCCTGCTCCACTTCCGCAAACAGGGGATCGACGCAGGTTGGCTGACCGCTGACCACCTGCAGACCAGCGTTGACCGGGAGCACAATATTTTCACGCTCCAATACCTGCAGCCAGAGCAGGGGAGCACGATCACTATCCACGCCCGTCTCACCCCGGTCACAGATACGGACGCAGAACCCGTTCGCATCCCCCTTACAGGTTCGCTTGAGCTCTCCTCGGTATCAGAGCCCCTGATCCAGGACAACGAAATCCAACTCGCCCCCGATCACCTGGTGATATTTCAACACTAA
- a CDS encoding HAD-IIB family hydrolase: MSHNVLNEPFSDAVVDPRGAGIASARRGDLKITLISLHGLIRAHDPELGRDADTGGQVKYVLELAKELAAHSRVKEVEVLTRQIIDPKVDDAYAQVEEPISENAKIVRVPFGPKRYLRKESLWPYLELFIDQTLQHFRRTGLPDIIHGHYADAGVAGAQLARLLHIPYVFTGHSLGRVKRQRLSLGKTDPESMDKLENRYKFTARIEAEELALETASMVVTSTNQEVQQQYELYDHYEPARMEVIPPGVDLSSFSPAKPDWKIPAFAEELKPFLREPDKPMILTMARPDERKNLEMLVKVYGESEQLQEKANLVMVMGTRDDLRDLPKSQRTIINRVLYLVDRYNLYGKVAYPKSHTPSDVPELYRLATSLKGVFINPALTEPFGLTLLEAGATGLPVVATNDGGPRDIIANCQNGLLVDPLDKEAIEHALLRALTEPEQWSDWSTNGIAGTREHYSWNNHAQRYLRDLQDILEHSPAPVLADKSTSRRLPEFDRLIITDLDNTLTGDDEALQEFIELIRANDHIGFGIATGRRLDSAMELIQELGLPQPDLIDTDAGTQLHYGENLTPDLSWRKSIDYAWQPEKIREVLDSLPGFFPQIEEHQSEFKISYEIDTSLSPSLSEIKKILREAGLRAKVVMSLGMYLDVIPVRGGSDLSMRHVLWKWGFAPEHVLVSGDSGNDAGMLLGRTLGVVVGNHSEELERLRNRPRVYFAQATHAAGILEGIKYYNFLDKITIPNDRIE, translated from the coding sequence ATGAGCCATAACGTATTAAATGAACCCTTTTCAGACGCAGTCGTTGATCCTCGTGGGGCAGGCATTGCCTCTGCGAGACGCGGTGATCTGAAAATTACGCTCATCAGTCTGCACGGTTTGATTCGGGCACACGATCCCGAACTGGGCCGCGATGCGGATACCGGCGGCCAGGTCAAATACGTACTGGAACTGGCCAAAGAACTCGCCGCTCACTCGCGCGTTAAAGAAGTCGAGGTACTCACCCGCCAGATCATTGACCCCAAAGTCGATGACGCTTACGCGCAGGTTGAAGAACCAATTTCTGAGAACGCAAAGATCGTCCGCGTCCCGTTCGGCCCCAAACGTTATCTGCGTAAAGAATCGCTCTGGCCGTACCTGGAACTGTTTATCGACCAGACGCTGCAGCACTTCCGTCGCACGGGTCTGCCTGACATCATTCACGGACATTACGCGGACGCTGGCGTAGCGGGAGCCCAGTTGGCCCGACTGCTGCACATTCCTTATGTCTTTACTGGACATTCACTGGGACGGGTCAAACGCCAGCGACTCTCACTGGGGAAAACTGATCCGGAATCAATGGATAAACTGGAAAACCGCTACAAGTTCACCGCACGCATCGAAGCGGAAGAACTCGCATTGGAAACCGCTTCCATGGTAGTCACCAGCACGAACCAGGAAGTCCAGCAGCAATACGAACTCTACGACCACTATGAACCCGCCCGGATGGAAGTCATCCCTCCCGGCGTGGATCTCTCGTCATTTTCTCCTGCGAAACCTGACTGGAAAATACCTGCATTCGCCGAAGAGCTGAAACCCTTCCTGCGCGAGCCGGACAAGCCAATGATCCTCACCATGGCGCGACCGGATGAACGCAAAAACCTGGAAATGCTGGTCAAGGTTTACGGCGAAAGCGAACAGCTGCAGGAGAAAGCCAACCTCGTGATGGTCATGGGAACTCGCGATGACCTCCGCGATCTGCCCAAATCGCAGCGGACCATCATCAACCGCGTGCTCTACCTGGTTGACCGCTATAACCTGTATGGGAAGGTCGCGTACCCTAAATCCCATACGCCGAGTGATGTCCCTGAGCTCTACCGGCTCGCTACATCTTTGAAGGGGGTCTTCATCAATCCCGCCCTGACGGAGCCGTTCGGACTCACACTGCTTGAAGCCGGTGCCACAGGGCTCCCCGTCGTCGCCACCAACGATGGAGGACCGCGGGACATAATCGCCAACTGCCAGAACGGCCTGCTTGTCGATCCTCTGGATAAAGAAGCCATCGAACACGCACTACTCCGCGCCCTTACTGAGCCGGAGCAGTGGTCTGACTGGTCCACAAACGGGATCGCAGGCACCCGTGAACATTACTCCTGGAATAACCACGCGCAGCGTTACTTGAGGGACCTGCAGGATATCCTGGAGCACTCTCCCGCCCCCGTGCTGGCCGACAAATCGACCTCGCGTCGTCTTCCCGAATTTGACCGGTTGATTATCACCGATCTGGACAATACACTGACGGGAGATGACGAGGCATTGCAGGAGTTCATCGAACTCATCCGTGCGAATGATCATATTGGTTTTGGAATTGCGACGGGCCGACGTCTGGACAGTGCCATGGAACTGATCCAGGAGTTGGGGCTCCCTCAGCCGGACCTGATTGATACGGACGCGGGAACACAGTTACACTACGGCGAGAATCTCACTCCCGACCTCAGCTGGCGTAAATCAATCGATTACGCCTGGCAACCCGAGAAAATTCGCGAAGTGCTGGATTCACTCCCCGGATTTTTCCCGCAAATCGAAGAACATCAGTCAGAATTCAAAATCAGTTATGAAATTGATACCAGTCTCAGCCCCAGCCTCTCGGAAATCAAAAAAATTCTCCGGGAAGCAGGATTACGTGCTAAGGTTGTGATGTCGCTCGGCATGTACCTGGATGTCATCCCCGTGCGGGGGGGCAGCGACCTGTCAATGAGGCACGTGCTCTGGAAATGGGGCTTCGCTCCCGAACACGTTCTTGTCTCTGGCGATTCCGGAAATGACGCGGGAATGCTGCTGGGACGCACCCTGGGAGTCGTCGTCGGCAACCACAGCGAAGAGCTGGAACGTCTGCGTAATCGACCCCGCGTCTACTTCGCGCAGGCAACCCACGCTGCAGGCATCCTCGAAGGAATCAAGTACTACAACTTCTTAGATAAGATTACCATTCCCAACGATCGGATCGAATGA